Genomic segment of Rhodocaloribacter litoris:
GCCTGCAGACCATACGGTACGGAATAATGCATAGACGATCCCTGCAAGCCATCCTTTTCGCGTTGCTCCTGCTGCCGCTTCCGGACGCCCCGGCGCAGGACCGCCTGGCGGTGGGGAGCAAGGTGCCGCTGGTCGACCTGCCCCTGCCGGGCGTGGACGGCGACACGATCACCCTGGCGGCGGCCGCCGGGGAGAACGGGCTGCTCGTTCTCTTCTCTTCGAACACCTGCCCGTGGGTCGATGCCTGGGAGGATCGCTACCGGGTCGTTGCAGAGACGGCCCGCTCGCTCGGCATCGGCATGGTCGTCGTCAACCCGAATGCGGGATACCGGGACCGGGGCGACGGGCCGGCGGAGATGAGGGCCCGGGCGGAGGAGAAGGGCTACGCGTTCCCCTACGTGGTGGACCCGGATCATCGCCTCGCCGACGCGTT
This window contains:
- a CDS encoding thioredoxin family protein, whose protein sequence is MHRRSLQAILFALLLLPLPDAPAQDRLAVGSKVPLVDLPLPGVDGDTITLAAAAGENGLLVLFSSNTCPWVDAWEDRYRVVAETARSLGIGMVVVNPNAGYRDRGDGPAEMRARAEEKGYAFPYVVDPDHRLADAFGAERTPEVFLFDGTLTLVYEGAIDDSPRDPEAVQQPYLLDALHALAEGRPVPAASTRSMGCTIRRTQD